One region of Cucurbita pepo subsp. pepo cultivar mu-cu-16 chromosome LG03, ASM280686v2, whole genome shotgun sequence genomic DNA includes:
- the LOC111790370 gene encoding delta(7)-sterol-C5(6)-desaturase-like yields the protein MGGGQPYLELFVAETSFYNRIVLGTIFPAFTLDPFPHIVQTWLRNCIGGLLIYFFSGFLWCFYIYYWKRNVYVPKDSIPSNKLMLFQMFVTIKAMPFYCILPTFSEYVVEHDWTKCYPRVLDVGWRAYAFHIVTYLAFVEFCIYWMHRALHDIKPLYKYLHAKHHIYNKKITLSPFAGLAFHPVDGILQAIPHLFALFLIPTHFRTHVVLLFFEVVWTTNIHDCIHAQIWPVMGAGYHTIHHTRYRYNYGHYSIWMDWMFGTLLDPIDTEARGS from the exons ATGGGCGGCGGACAGCCGTATCTGGAGCTCTTTGTGGCGGAGACTAGTTTCTACAACCGCATTGTTTTGGGAACCATTTTTCCTGCCTTTACTTTAGACCCATTTCCTCATATTGTTCAAACATGGCTTAGAAACTGCATTGGTGGATTATTAATTTACTTCTTCTCTGGCTTTCTTTGGTGCTTCTACATCTATTACTGGAAACGCAATGTCTATGTTCCTAAAG ATTCTATTCCATCTAATAAATTGATGCTCTTTCAAATGTTTGTAACGATCAAGGCCATGCCATTTTACTGCATCCTTCCGACGTTTTCTGAATACGTGGTTGAACATGATTGGACGAAATGCTATCCGAGGGTACTCGATGTCGGATGGCGTGCCTATGCCTTCCATATAGTTACTTATCTTGCCTTTGTAgagttttgtatttattgGATGCATAGGGCGCTGCATGATATAAAGCCTCTTTATAAGTATCTCCATGCTAAACATCATATTtacaataagaaaattactcTCTCTCCCTTTGCTG GTTTAGCATTTCACCCTGTTGATGGGATATTGCAAGCAATACCTCATTTGTTTGCTCTATTTCTCATTCCAACTCATTTTAGAACACATGTTGTGCTACTATTCTTCGAGGTGGTATGGACGACGAACATTCACGATTGTATCCACGCTCAAATATGGCCAGTTATGGGTGCTGGTTACCACACGATTCATCATACGAGATACCGATACAATTATGGGCATTACTCCATATGGATGGATTGGATGTTCGGTACGCTTCTTGACCCAATTGATACAGAAGCCAGGGGGTCGTGA